One Papaver somniferum cultivar HN1 chromosome 10, ASM357369v1, whole genome shotgun sequence genomic window carries:
- the LOC113315008 gene encoding uncharacterized protein LOC113315008, which yields MLFYEKRNSSVKQGLSYAKTSSAFGPPATPSGYGNRSEPGLAKYRVASIRTSASQIHTPISNHASSKQRHPRSRSTTYESGKQVSSERPWKSPDESSYSSWR from the exons ATGTTGTTTTATGAAAAAAG GAATTCATCTGTTAAACAAGGCTTGAGTTATGCTAAGACCAGTTCCGCATTTGGTCCTCCAGCTACACCTAGTGGGTATGGAAACCGTTCAGAGCCAGGCCTTGCCAAATACCGCGTTGCGTCTATTAGAACATCAGCTTCTCAGATCCACACACCCATCAGTAACCATGCATCTTCAAAACAGAGGCATCCACGTTCGAGATCAACCACATATGAGTCTGGTAAGCAGGTTTCTTCAGAGAGGCCATGGAAGTCGCCTGATGAGTCTTCGTATTCAAGTTGGAGGTAA